A region of [Bacteroides] pectinophilus DNA encodes the following proteins:
- the argR gene encoding arginine repressor gives MKSERHQKILEIIRNKPVCTQEELAKELELAGFSVTQATVSRDIRELRLFKVGSDGEKQRYSASPITDVQKNDKFIRVLKEGFVSMDMAQNILVIKTVSGMAMAVAAALDAMDWNEIVGCIAGDDTIMCAIRTVDDTFKVMDKLKRIIQR, from the coding sequence ATGAAGTCAGAGAGACACCAGAAGATTCTTGAGATAATACGCAATAAGCCTGTATGTACACAGGAAGAGCTTGCAAAAGAACTTGAGCTTGCAGGATTCAGTGTTACGCAGGCGACGGTTTCACGTGATATAAGGGAGTTACGTCTGTTCAAGGTTGGAAGTGACGGTGAAAAGCAAAGATACAGTGCTTCACCGATAACTGACGTTCAGAAGAATGACAAATTCATTCGTGTTCTTAAGGAGGGCTTTGTCTCAATGGACATGGCCCAGAATATCCTTGTCATAAAGACTGTTTCAGGAATGGCAATGGCTGTAGCGGCAGCACTTGATGCAATGGACTGGAACGAGATCGTAGGATGTATCGCCGGAGACGATACTATCATGTGTGCAATCCGCACTGTTGATGATACTTTCAAAGTAATGGACAAGTTAAAACGCATAATACAAAGATAG
- a CDS encoding NAD(+)/NADH kinase, translating into MKNFYIITNKAKDPDYSFTHEVMNYLKSLGMNCACQDASEDLTYTKYRYTNADLIPQDVECVIVLGGDGTLIQAARDLHLRDIPLLGVNIGTLGFLTDIEKEDLYTALGAIIRGEYEFDTRMMLKGNVYRNGELIYENTALNDITINRNGILRVIDFDVFVNAEYLNSYSADGVIVSTATGSTAYSLSAGGPIVQPNAEIIMITPICPHTLNKRSIVLGADNSIVIEMSDNKGLEEERVASFDGELFCKMITGDKLVITKLENKVRLIKTTKQSFLQIVRRKMNN; encoded by the coding sequence ATGAAGAATTTCTACATTATTACGAATAAGGCAAAAGATCCTGATTATTCATTTACCCATGAGGTAATGAATTATCTGAAGAGTCTCGGAATGAACTGTGCGTGTCAGGATGCTTCGGAAGATCTTACATATACTAAGTACCGTTATACCAATGCGGATCTGATTCCGCAGGATGTGGAGTGTGTTATCGTCCTTGGTGGTGATGGTACGCTCATACAGGCTGCAAGGGATCTGCACCTTAGGGATATACCGCTTCTTGGTGTTAACATAGGAACATTGGGCTTCCTTACGGATATAGAAAAAGAAGATCTGTATACAGCGCTTGGGGCAATAATACGCGGCGAGTATGAATTTGATACAAGAATGATGCTCAAGGGCAATGTATATCGCAATGGAGAGCTTATCTATGAGAATACGGCTCTTAATGATATAACGATTAACCGTAACGGAATTCTCCGTGTAATAGATTTTGATGTCTTTGTCAACGCTGAATATCTCAATTCTTATTCGGCTGACGGTGTGATTGTATCTACAGCAACAGGCTCAACGGCATACAGTCTGTCAGCAGGCGGTCCTATTGTACAGCCTAATGCCGAGATAATAATGATAACTCCGATATGCCCGCATACACTTAATAAGAGAAGTATAGTACTCGGAGCGGACAATTCAATAGTCATTGAGATGAGCGATAACAAAGGACTTGAAGAGGAAAGAGTGGCTTCATTTGACGGCGAGCTGTTCTGCAAGATGATAACGGGTGATAAGCTTGTAATCACAAAGCTGGAGAACAAGGTGCGCCTTATAAAGACGACAAAGCAGAGTTTTCTTCAGATTGTAAGAAGAAAGATGAATAATTAA
- a CDS encoding TlyA family RNA methyltransferase — translation MKERLDVLMVNRGLSETRSKAQAIIMSGIVYVDGSKEDKCGQKFDESVSIEVRGSTLRYVSRGGLKLEKAMNNFDVTLEGKVCMDVGSSTGGFTDCMLQNGAVKVYSVDVGNGQLAWKLRQDERVVVMEKTNIRYVTPDDIADRIRFASIDVSFISLTKVLVPVYNLLTDDGQVVCLIKPQFEAGREQVGKHGVVRDKAVHREVIERVMQFAIDNHYEVLNLDFSPVKGPEGNIEYLMHLQKHMDGVYDAPDINIDEIVEKAHEVL, via the coding sequence ATGAAAGAAAGATTAGACGTACTTATGGTTAACAGAGGCTTAAGCGAGACAAGAAGCAAGGCGCAGGCCATTATTATGTCAGGCATAGTCTATGTTGACGGCAGCAAAGAGGACAAATGCGGTCAGAAGTTTGATGAGAGTGTATCCATTGAGGTAAGAGGCAGCACACTCAGATATGTAAGCCGCGGAGGACTTAAGCTTGAGAAAGCGATGAATAATTTTGATGTTACGCTTGAAGGCAAGGTATGCATGGATGTCGGCTCATCTACGGGTGGCTTCACAGACTGCATGTTGCAGAATGGTGCCGTTAAGGTATATTCTGTTGATGTAGGCAACGGACAGCTTGCATGGAAGCTCCGTCAGGACGAACGCGTTGTTGTCATGGAAAAGACCAATATAAGATATGTCACGCCTGATGATATTGCAGACAGAATCAGGTTTGCAAGCATAGATGTATCATTTATCTCGCTTACAAAAGTACTTGTGCCTGTATATAATCTTCTTACTGATGACGGACAGGTGGTATGTCTTATAAAGCCGCAGTTTGAGGCGGGGCGTGAGCAGGTCGGAAAGCATGGTGTTGTGCGTGATAAAGCCGTTCACAGGGAGGTTATTGAACGCGTGATGCAGTTTGCAATTGATAATCATTATGAAGTGCTTAATCTTGACTTTTCACCTGTGAAGGGACCTGAGGGTAATATTGAGTATCTTATGCACCTTCAGAAACATATGGATGGTGTGTATGATGCACCGGACATTAACATTGATGAAATAGTTGAAAAAGCACATGAAGTGTTGTAA
- the dxs gene encoding 1-deoxy-D-xylulose-5-phosphate synthase, whose translation MILDKINKPNDIKRIDPEEYEQLAQEIRQFLIDSISKTGGHLASNLGVVELTMALHIVFDLPTDKLIWDVGHQSYTHKILTGRKNQFNKLRKYGGMSGFPKRNESNYDAFDTGHSSTSISAGLGYASARNITGEDYHVISVIGDGALTGGMAYEALNNASSLKKNFIIVLNDNSMSISENVGGISRILDDVRSSYSYYDLKEDVKNTLHKLPNGDALVEKIKKTKSNIKQFIVPGQIFEDMGIQYLGPVDGHNIHKLIKIFNIAKRVDSPVLVHVVTQKGHGYAPAEKNPSRFHGIGPFDIKTGKSLSVGKGESYSAVFSRKICDIAKNDRSVVAITAAMPDGTGLDKFKKWFPDRFFDVGIAEEHAVTFSAGLAAGGMKPVFAVYSSFLQRAFDQILHDVCMQQLHVVFAIDRAGLVGSDGETHQGIFDLSFLSVIPNMTIIAPKNGWELENALEFALEHFYGPIAIRYPRGCAYTGLSEYAQPIEYGKSELIHEGSHICLMAVGNMMETALTTGERLKEYNIDATIVNARFVKPIDEDMICDIADEHELLVTLEENVYTGGFGEAVSRYTQMNGLNIRTLGIALPDDYIEHGNVDILKHEAGIDAEAVFDRIMETIADMKNNG comes from the coding sequence ATGATTCTTGATAAGATAAACAAACCTAATGACATCAAAAGAATAGATCCTGAAGAATATGAGCAGCTTGCACAGGAGATACGCCAGTTCCTTATCGACAGCATAAGTAAGACGGGAGGTCATCTGGCATCCAATCTCGGTGTTGTCGAGCTTACAATGGCATTGCACATTGTATTCGACCTTCCGACGGACAAGCTTATATGGGATGTGGGGCATCAGTCATATACGCATAAGATTCTGACCGGACGCAAGAATCAGTTCAACAAGCTCCGCAAATATGGCGGCATGAGCGGCTTCCCTAAGCGTAATGAAAGCAATTATGATGCATTTGACACAGGACACAGTTCAACGTCAATATCGGCAGGTCTCGGATATGCAAGCGCACGCAATATAACAGGTGAAGATTACCACGTTATATCTGTCATAGGAGATGGCGCGCTCACCGGAGGAATGGCATATGAAGCACTTAATAATGCATCATCTCTTAAGAAGAATTTTATTATAGTCCTTAATGACAATTCGATGTCCATATCCGAGAATGTAGGCGGTATATCAAGAATTCTCGATGACGTGCGTTCTTCATATTCTTATTATGACCTTAAGGAGGATGTCAAGAATACTCTTCACAAGCTTCCTAACGGTGACGCACTTGTAGAGAAGATTAAAAAGACAAAAAGCAATATAAAGCAGTTTATAGTGCCGGGGCAGATATTTGAAGATATGGGAATACAGTATCTCGGACCTGTTGACGGGCATAACATACACAAGCTTATTAAGATATTTAACATAGCAAAGAGAGTAGATTCACCTGTTCTTGTCCATGTTGTTACGCAGAAAGGTCATGGCTATGCACCTGCGGAGAAGAATCCGAGCAGGTTTCACGGAATAGGACCGTTTGACATAAAGACTGGGAAATCACTGTCGGTTGGAAAGGGCGAGAGCTATTCGGCTGTATTTTCAAGAAAGATATGTGATATAGCAAAGAATGACAGATCGGTCGTTGCTATAACTGCGGCCATGCCGGATGGAACGGGACTTGACAAGTTCAAAAAATGGTTTCCGGACAGGTTTTTTGATGTCGGGATTGCAGAAGAACATGCGGTTACATTCTCGGCGGGACTTGCAGCAGGCGGAATGAAACCGGTATTTGCGGTATATTCATCATTCCTTCAGAGAGCATTCGACCAGATACTTCATGATGTATGTATGCAGCAGCTCCATGTTGTGTTTGCAATAGACAGGGCAGGACTTGTGGGAAGTGACGGAGAGACGCATCAGGGAATATTTGACCTGTCATTCCTGTCGGTAATTCCCAATATGACTATAATAGCACCTAAGAACGGATGGGAGCTTGAAAATGCACTTGAGTTCGCTCTGGAACATTTTTACGGACCGATAGCAATACGGTATCCGAGAGGGTGTGCATATACCGGGCTTTCAGAATACGCCCAGCCGATAGAATACGGTAAGAGCGAACTTATTCATGAAGGAAGCCATATATGCCTGATGGCAGTTGGCAATATGATGGAGACAGCACTTACGACAGGTGAACGTCTTAAGGAATATAATATAGATGCAACCATAGTTAATGCAAGGTTTGTTAAACCAATCGATGAAGATATGATATGTGATATTGCTGATGAGCATGAGCTGCTTGTTACTCTGGAAGAGAATGTATATACAGGCGGGTTCGGAGAGGCAGTAAGCAGATATACACAGATGAATGGTCTTAATATAAGAACATTGGGTATTGCGCTTCCTGATGATTATATAGAACATGGCAATGTTGATATTCTTAAGCATGAAGCAGGAATTGATGCTGAGGCTGTGTTTGACAGGATTATGGAAACTATAGCAGATATGAAGAATAACGGATGA
- a CDS encoding polyprenyl synthetase family protein produces MQFKDMLNNKAEAINDIIKGFLPAEDTMSCEVEKAMNYSVMAGGKRIRPLIMSEAYKLCGGSEECAAQVLHPFMAALEFIHTYSLVHDDLPAMDNDMYRRGQLTTHAAFGEDMGILAGDALLNYAYETMLRAACDMTDTYRERSIRAASVIAGKAGIYGMVGGQTLDVKLTGMPMNAGQLDYIFRLKTGALIEAAFMAGAILAGAPDEVTAKLEKAGDLVGVAFQIQDDILDVTGDAEVIGKPVLSDEKNNKTTYVTLYGMDKAVSDVAELSNEAVDIICSIGGEGFLTDLVKYMIHRNN; encoded by the coding sequence ATGCAGTTTAAAGATATGCTTAATAACAAAGCAGAAGCAATTAATGATATTATAAAAGGCTTTCTCCCGGCGGAAGATACTATGTCATGTGAAGTTGAGAAAGCCATGAATTACAGTGTTATGGCAGGAGGCAAGCGTATACGTCCGCTTATTATGTCTGAGGCATATAAGCTGTGCGGGGGCAGTGAAGAATGTGCAGCGCAGGTCCTTCATCCGTTTATGGCGGCACTTGAGTTCATACATACGTATTCGCTTGTACATGACGATCTTCCGGCAATGGACAATGACATGTACAGAAGAGGCCAACTTACAACGCATGCGGCATTCGGCGAAGATATGGGGATTCTTGCCGGTGATGCGCTTCTTAATTATGCTTACGAGACTATGCTGAGGGCAGCATGTGATATGACTGATACGTACAGGGAACGCAGTATACGTGCAGCGTCGGTGATTGCAGGAAAGGCAGGAATATATGGCATGGTTGGCGGGCAGACACTTGATGTGAAGCTCACGGGCATGCCGATGAATGCCGGACAGCTTGATTACATTTTCAGGCTTAAGACAGGTGCACTTATTGAAGCAGCATTTATGGCGGGGGCAATACTTGCAGGCGCTCCAGATGAGGTTACTGCAAAGCTTGAGAAAGCGGGAGACCTTGTCGGAGTTGCATTCCAGATACAGGATGACATTCTTGATGTTACAGGAGACGCAGAAGTCATAGGCAAGCCGGTATTAAGTGACGAGAAGAATAACAAAACGACATATGTTACACTCTACGGAATGGACAAGGCAGTATCGGATGTTGCAGAGCTTTCCAATGAAGCAGTTGATATCATATGCAGTATAGGCGGTGAAGGCTTCCTTACAGACCTCGTGAAGTACATGATACACCGTAACAATTAA
- the xseB gene encoding exodeoxyribonuclease VII small subunit, protein MAKAATVEESFAKLDEIISQLESGALSLDDSFKKYNEGMKLIKSCNQQLDKVEKQIIVLDEDKGDSDAV, encoded by the coding sequence ATGGCGAAAGCAGCAACTGTTGAGGAATCATTTGCAAAGCTTGACGAGATAATATCACAGCTTGAGAGCGGTGCGCTTTCACTTGATGACTCATTTAAAAAATATAACGAGGGCATGAAGCTTATCAAAAGCTGTAACCAGCAGCTTGATAAGGTCGAAAAACAGATAATAGTGCTTGATGAAGACAAGGGTGATTCAGATGCAGTTTAA
- the xseA gene encoding exodeoxyribonuclease VII large subunit, with the protein MRAYTVGQINLYIKNMFRQDFVLNKVIVRGEISNCKYHTSGHIYFTLKDETGTIAAVLFAGNAKNVGFRLENGMKVNVSGRIDIYERDGRYQLYVNSVEAAGMGDLYRRFEQLKAELEEMGMFAQEYKKPIPAFARKIGIVTASTGAAIQDIINISRRRNPYVQLILYPATVQGDEAKYSIVKGIRRLDSMGLDVIIAGRGGGSIEDLWAFNEECVARAIFDAATPIISAVGHETDFTIADFVADMRAPTPSAAAELAVADITGIEGAIEQYRSGLNSAMNYKLERMRMMLEQRAAKLKYLSPESKLNENRQITADYEDRLNRAIKSVVTLKRHELAIKAEKLHGLSPLTALKGGYAYVEDDVGRPVRSIGDVSPGNNIRVNVTDGIISACVTEVSAADSNERS; encoded by the coding sequence ATGAGAGCCTATACAGTCGGACAGATTAATTTATATATAAAGAATATGTTCCGGCAGGATTTTGTCCTTAATAAGGTAATTGTCCGGGGCGAGATTTCCAATTGCAAATATCATACGTCAGGTCATATATATTTTACACTTAAGGATGAGACCGGCACTATTGCGGCTGTCCTTTTTGCGGGGAATGCGAAGAATGTCGGGTTCAGGCTTGAGAACGGCATGAAGGTTAATGTGTCCGGAAGAATTGATATATATGAACGTGACGGAAGATACCAGCTCTATGTTAATTCTGTAGAGGCTGCCGGTATGGGAGATCTTTACAGAAGGTTCGAGCAGCTGAAGGCAGAACTTGAAGAGATGGGAATGTTTGCGCAGGAATATAAAAAGCCGATTCCGGCATTTGCAAGGAAGATAGGAATAGTTACGGCTTCAACAGGAGCTGCAATCCAGGATATTATTAATATATCAAGGAGACGTAATCCGTATGTTCAGCTTATACTGTATCCTGCAACAGTCCAGGGGGATGAAGCAAAGTACAGCATTGTAAAAGGAATACGCAGGCTTGATTCCATGGGGCTTGATGTAATAATAGCGGGACGTGGAGGCGGTTCGATTGAAGATCTGTGGGCGTTCAATGAGGAATGTGTGGCAAGGGCAATATTTGACGCAGCTACACCGATTATATCAGCGGTAGGACATGAGACTGATTTTACAATTGCTGATTTTGTTGCAGATATGAGGGCACCTACACCATCAGCTGCGGCAGAACTTGCAGTTGCGGACATTACCGGAATTGAAGGAGCGATAGAACAGTACAGGTCCGGACTTAACAGTGCAATGAATTATAAGCTTGAGCGTATGCGCATGATGCTTGAACAAAGAGCAGCAAAGCTTAAGTATCTGAGTCCGGAGTCAAAGCTTAATGAAAACAGACAGATTACAGCTGATTATGAGGACAGGCTTAACAGGGCAATCAAGTCGGTTGTGACACTTAAGAGGCATGAACTTGCAATTAAGGCAGAGAAGCTTCATGGGCTGTCTCCGCTTACGGCGCTTAAAGGCGGATATGCATATGTTGAAGATGATGTCGGGCGTCCTGTGAGGAGTATCGGCGATGTCAGTCCCGGCAATAATATCAGGGTTAATGTTACTGACGGAATTATATCGGCATGTGTAACGGAAGTTTCAGCAGCTGACAGTAATGAAAGGAGTTAG
- the nusB gene encoding transcription antitermination factor NusB has product MTRHTIRKHIFSMLFRVEFHDSSEISSQDGLYLDTIDNITDEERGYMEKRVSAIVELLPEIDKKLESVSEGWKLERMGKVELTILRLAVYELLYDDDIPANVAINEAVELAKVYGGDTSPAFVNGILAKLL; this is encoded by the coding sequence ATGACAAGACATACTATCAGAAAGCACATTTTTTCAATGCTTTTCCGTGTTGAGTTCCATGACTCTTCGGAAATTTCAAGTCAGGACGGACTCTATCTTGATACGATAGACAATATAACTGATGAAGAGCGCGGATATATGGAGAAGAGAGTATCTGCCATAGTAGAACTGCTTCCTGAGATTGATAAAAAGCTTGAATCCGTATCAGAAGGATGGAAGCTTGAGAGAATGGGTAAGGTTGAACTCACAATTCTAAGACTTGCAGTATATGAGCTGCTTTATGATGATGATATTCCGGCTAATGTAGCAATTAATGAGGCAGTAGAACTTGCAAAGGTATACGGCGGTGACACATCACCGGCATTTGTTAACGGAATACTGGCCAAGCTTTTATGA